Within Catenulispora sp. GP43, the genomic segment CTGGGCATGCTCGCCGAGCTGAGGGCGGGCCTTGTCCAACACTTCGGCCGCTCGGGGCGCCGTGAAGCGCGTACTCATATCGGCGAGCACGAACTCCTCCTCCACGCCGAAGCTGAGTATCTCGTCGATGGTGACATCCGTCTTCATATCCGCCTCGCAGGCGCGTCCGAGAGCGGTTTTCGCAGCGAACTCTGCGATCGCTCCCAACAGCCGAGCAGGTGCGTGCCCAGCCGGTCGTCGACCAGGGCACTCGCCGCGAGCCCGAACGCGATGTCCGCCTCCAACTCCGGCTCGTCGCGGATCAGGGTGTCGATGACCCCGTGCCGGATGAGTTGTTCGTGCACTGCGTCGGCCTCGATGTGCTCGCGGTAGAAGCGCGTGCCGTCGGCGCCGGCGCCCAGGGCGGCGAAGGCCTCGGCCAGCCGCCGGGAACCCGGGGAGGATGTGATCTCCACGCGGGCGAACTGACCGACCAGCGCGCCGCGGTGGACGCTGTGCAGTCCGAACAGGGACATGAGGTTCACGACGGCGAGGCTGTGGCCGGTGGCGGCGTCGACATAGGCGCCGTAGTCGGGGTCGAGACCGAAGTCGGCCATCATCTCGCCGAACAGGCGGGAGTGCACCGCTTCCGGCCGGCCGGCGCCGTACTCGTCGTACTCCACCGCGACCAGCGCGGCTTGCGCCGCGCCGTGCAGGCGCGGGATGACCCACGCCTGGGGGTCGGCTTCCTTCAGGTGGTACAGCGACCGGTGCACGAGGTACTCACGAGCCTGCCAGCGCTCGCCTTGGCGTAGCAGATAGTGGGAGACGCCTGTGCCGTGAAGCGGCTCGATGAGCATGCCTTCGATCTGCTCATCGGCCGAAGGCACGTTGGGCAGTTCCTCCTCGATCCCGTCGAGGAACACCTTCTCCAGGTGTGCGCGTGCCGCCAGTAGACCCGGGTCCCATTCCCAACGCCAGGCCGCGGGGACGTCGGTGAAGCCTCGATAGTGCAGCTCGTAGCAGATGTAGAGCGCGAGCTGCAGGTCTTCGTCCAGCCAGTCTCCCGTTGCTGGAGGTAGTTTCACATCGGCTTCGGGGCCAGCCCCCAGCAGCGTCACCAGGGCCTCTGTCACCGG encodes:
- a CDS encoding iron-containing redox enzyme family protein; its protein translation is MGVRTLAPIRLPEPRGPVTEALVTLLGAGPEADVKLPPATGDWLDEDLQLALYICYELHYRGFTDVPAAWRWEWDPGLLAARAHLEKVFLDGIEEELPNVPSADEQIEGMLIEPLHGTGVSHYLLRQGERWQAREYLVHRSLYHLKEADPQAWVIPRLHGAAQAALVAVEYDEYGAGRPEAVHSRLFGEMMADFGLDPDYGAYVDAATGHSLAVVNLMSLFGLHSVHRGALVGQFARVEITSSPGSRRLAEAFAALGAGADGTRFYREHIEADAVHEQLIRHGVIDTLIRDEPELEADIAFGLAASALVDDRLGTHLLGCWERSQSSLRKPLSDAPARRI